In Lycium ferocissimum isolate CSIRO_LF1 unplaced genomic scaffold, AGI_CSIRO_Lferr_CH_V1 ctg10990, whole genome shotgun sequence, one DNA window encodes the following:
- the LOC132041622 gene encoding uncharacterized protein LOC132041622, with the protein MGRGRGKGKKQSVPEDVGSGEEEKIPVRRRGRPQKPLKDEIEDREEVQKLVKDEDDGENISKDEAAENGKRKRSSQVKENVDSVKEENCIGTKASPNDLIKSVGFRQNGSRRKNKPRRAAEVGVECR; encoded by the coding sequence ATGGGTAGAGGAAGAGGGAAGGGGAAGAAGCAATCTGTTCCTGAGGATGTTGGAAGTGGCGAAGAAGAAAAGATACCTGTGAGGAGAAGGGGTAGACCACAGAAGCCATTGAAGGATGAAATAGAGGACAGAGAAGAAGTCCAGAAACTAGTGAAAGATGAAGATGACGGTGAGAATATCTCCAAGGATGAAGCTGCTGAGAATGGAAAGAGGAAGAGATCTTCGCAGGTCAAGGAAAACGTTGATTCAGTGAAAGAGGAAAACTGTATTGGCACCAAAGCTAGCCCCAATGACTTAATAAAGTCAGTCGGATTCAGACAAAACGGGAGCAGAAGGAAAAACAAGCCTAGACGTGCTGCTGAAGTTGGTGTTGAGTGCAGATGA